The Nocardioides panzhihuensis genome has a segment encoding these proteins:
- a CDS encoding acyl-CoA dehydrogenase family protein, whose translation MDLLPSVDQRELIAAATDFLESRMPIEAIRTRDGQPSAVDAAAWREGAEMGLLTLGLAEAHGGSGLGLDDEALLFAALAEHLAPGPFLASTLAARVAAGCGDTELATRIADGSAMVGLAELRGDGEIGPEGIKGTFDLIDCVGVGQVLLVTEQGAAIVETGDLGEIEELIPSDPGIRLATANAAAAPVRHWLPSEADPIWLRAVVLTAAGLSGLASAVTTMATEHAKLRVQFGRPIGVHQAIKHACADMAVASDAAMSQTLFAAVCVQTGRPDALFQALAAKTVAARAAVDSAAATIQVHGGMGYTYEHDAHLFLKRAHVISHLFGEPTHVLAELLEQGAPQ comes from the coding sequence ATGGACCTCCTCCCATCAGTTGACCAGCGCGAGCTCATCGCCGCGGCCACCGACTTCCTGGAGTCGCGGATGCCGATCGAGGCCATCCGGACACGCGACGGGCAGCCGTCCGCCGTCGACGCCGCGGCCTGGCGCGAAGGCGCCGAGATGGGCCTGCTCACCCTCGGCCTCGCCGAGGCGCACGGCGGCTCCGGCCTCGGCCTCGATGACGAGGCGCTCCTCTTCGCCGCCCTCGCGGAGCATCTGGCGCCCGGACCGTTCCTGGCCTCCACGCTCGCCGCCCGGGTCGCGGCCGGGTGCGGCGACACGGAGCTGGCCACGCGGATCGCCGACGGCTCTGCGATGGTCGGGCTCGCCGAGCTCCGCGGAGACGGCGAGATCGGGCCCGAGGGCATCAAGGGCACCTTCGACCTCATCGACTGCGTCGGTGTCGGCCAGGTCCTGCTCGTCACCGAACAGGGCGCCGCGATCGTCGAGACCGGCGACCTCGGCGAGATCGAGGAGCTGATCCCCTCCGATCCGGGCATCCGGCTGGCCACCGCGAACGCGGCCGCGGCACCCGTACGCCACTGGCTGCCGAGCGAGGCCGACCCGATCTGGCTGCGAGCGGTCGTGCTGACCGCTGCCGGGCTGTCGGGGCTCGCCTCCGCGGTCACCACGATGGCCACCGAGCACGCGAAGCTGCGCGTGCAGTTCGGCCGCCCGATCGGTGTGCACCAGGCGATCAAGCACGCCTGTGCGGACATGGCGGTGGCATCGGACGCGGCCATGTCGCAGACCCTCTTCGCCGCCGTCTGCGTCCAGACCGGACGCCCCGACGCGCTCTTCCAGGCCCTGGCCGCCAAGACGGTCGCCGCCAGAGCGGCCGTCGACAGCGCCGCTGCGACGATCCAGGTGCATGGCGGCATGGGCTACACCTACGAGCACGACGCGCATCTCTTCCTCAAGCGTGCCCACGTCATCAGCCATC